The following proteins are co-located in the Cupriavidus pauculus genome:
- a CDS encoding YeeE/YedE family protein, translating to MPDIDIPALTHTVLLSTFVLTFLFGAVLQRTHFCTMGAISDIVNIGDWSRMRMWVLAIGVAMIGTGVLAWAGLIDPTKTIYTSAKLAWLSAAVGGLMFGFGMVLASGCGSKTLVRIGAGNLKSLVVFVFLGLSAYMTLRGLFGVVRVNTVDAVAVALPSTQDLPSLVAQASGMARGTLQLVLGGAIGAVLVVWALLGNGFRTFDNLLGGLAVGLIIVGMWYVSGHLGYVSEDPNTLEELFVGTNSGRMESLSFVAPYAYTLDWLMLFSDKSKVLTIGIVSVIGVIAGAAAYALASRTFRWEGFGNAEDVANHMVGGILMGAGGVTALGCTIGQGLSGVSTLAVGSFIVFATILVGAVLAFKYQMWRLERMA from the coding sequence ATGCCCGACATCGACATCCCCGCGCTCACGCACACGGTCCTGCTGAGCACCTTCGTCCTGACCTTCCTGTTCGGCGCCGTCCTGCAGCGCACGCATTTCTGCACGATGGGCGCCATCTCGGACATCGTCAACATTGGCGACTGGAGCCGCATGCGGATGTGGGTCCTGGCCATCGGCGTGGCGATGATAGGCACGGGCGTGCTGGCGTGGGCCGGCCTGATCGACCCGACCAAGACGATCTACACGTCGGCGAAGCTGGCGTGGCTGTCGGCAGCCGTGGGCGGGCTGATGTTTGGCTTCGGCATGGTGCTGGCGTCGGGCTGCGGCAGCAAGACGCTGGTGCGCATTGGCGCCGGCAACCTGAAGTCGCTGGTCGTGTTCGTGTTCCTGGGGCTGTCGGCCTACATGACGCTGCGCGGCCTGTTCGGCGTGGTGCGCGTGAATACCGTTGACGCAGTGGCGGTGGCGCTGCCGTCGACGCAGGACCTGCCGTCGTTGGTGGCGCAGGCCAGCGGCATGGCGCGCGGCACGCTGCAACTGGTGCTGGGCGGGGCCATCGGCGCCGTGCTGGTGGTCTGGGCGCTGCTCGGCAACGGCTTCCGCACGTTCGACAACCTGCTGGGCGGGCTGGCCGTGGGGCTGATCATCGTCGGCATGTGGTACGTGTCGGGCCATCTGGGCTACGTGTCCGAAGACCCGAACACGCTGGAGGAACTGTTCGTCGGCACCAACAGCGGCCGCATGGAAAGCCTGAGCTTTGTGGCGCCGTACGCCTACACGCTGGACTGGCTGATGCTGTTCAGCGACAAGAGCAAGGTGCTGACCATCGGCATCGTCAGCGTGATCGGCGTGATCGCCGGCGCCGCGGCCTACGCGCTGGCGTCGCGCACGTTCCGCTGGGAAGGTTTCGGCAATGCCGAGGACGTGGCCAACCACATGGTCGGCGGCATCCTGATGGGCGCCGGTGGCGTCACGGCGCTGGGCTGCACCATCGGCCAGGGGCTGTCAGGCGTGTCGACGCTGGCGGTCGGCTCGTTCATCGTTTTCGCAACGATCTTGGTGGGCGCCGTGCTCGCCTTCAAGTACCAGATGTGGCGCCTGGAGCGTATGGCGTGA
- a CDS encoding diguanylate cyclase domain-containing protein: MQQAGGGRRLPANEHVLRVVWPFVPVVVALALFCIASVDVLSAARGFVAGESLWTKGQKAAVLHLLRYAETRREADYQAYLAAIAVPLGDHRARLELEKPDYDRAVAVQGLLTGGNHPDDIPAMIRLYRYFRQVPEIDEAISIWTTADAEIARLDALARRLRARVNEPGCDAACVAPLQRDIADIDALLTPMEEAFSNALGKASRRVRVLLIWCAGALPALLLVCGYWLSTRMMRRQRLLQQALAVSEERLQLAVAGSTDGLWDWHPHRGELYFSPRCAEMLGYAPDELPHARETLLALMHPEDVPEFERRLDGHVRKGMPYDVEMRLRRKHGGYLWVRARGRMVRGAVGKARRMAGSLSDISERKRFEAQLFAEKERAQVTLHAIADAVITTDVWGRIQSLNPVAQTMTGWTDAEAAGCFLQQVCQLHDEATQAPANDLVPRALAGNWPSQVVMLLRRRDAAEQEATTAVKLSVALIRDKAGQAIGIVVVLHDVSLERAQAAQLAYQASHDPLTGLVNRLEFERRLDAAVSRAQHAGSVHTLMYLDLDQFKVVNDTCGHAAGDELICQLADVMRQQLRRSDTLARLGGDEFAVLLEYCGAADGERVAETLRAAIADYRYRCRDQAFAVGVSIGLVTIDERTASREAALGAADTACYRAKREGRNRVRVG, translated from the coding sequence ATGCAGCAAGCTGGTGGCGGGCGTCGCCTGCCGGCCAACGAGCACGTACTGCGTGTCGTCTGGCCGTTTGTCCCCGTGGTGGTGGCGTTGGCGCTGTTCTGCATCGCCAGCGTCGACGTGCTATCGGCGGCGCGGGGCTTCGTGGCTGGCGAGAGCCTCTGGACCAAGGGCCAGAAGGCGGCCGTGCTGCACCTGCTGCGCTACGCCGAAACCCGGCGCGAGGCCGACTACCAGGCCTACCTGGCCGCCATCGCGGTGCCGCTGGGCGATCACCGCGCCCGCCTGGAACTCGAAAAACCTGACTATGACCGCGCCGTGGCCGTGCAGGGCCTGCTGACGGGCGGCAACCATCCCGACGACATTCCGGCCATGATCCGCCTCTATCGCTATTTCCGGCAGGTGCCGGAGATCGACGAGGCGATCTCGATCTGGACCACCGCCGACGCCGAAATCGCGCGCCTCGACGCGCTGGCGCGGCGCCTGCGCGCGCGCGTGAACGAGCCCGGCTGTGACGCCGCCTGCGTGGCGCCGCTGCAGCGCGATATCGCCGACATCGACGCGCTGCTCACGCCGATGGAGGAAGCGTTCTCGAACGCGCTGGGCAAGGCGTCGCGGCGGGTGCGGGTGCTGCTGATCTGGTGCGCGGGCGCGCTGCCGGCGCTGCTGCTGGTGTGCGGATACTGGCTGTCGACGCGGATGATGCGCCGCCAGCGGCTGCTGCAGCAGGCGCTGGCCGTCAGCGAGGAGCGGCTGCAGCTTGCCGTGGCGGGCAGTACCGACGGCCTCTGGGACTGGCATCCCCATCGCGGCGAGCTGTACTTCTCGCCGCGCTGCGCCGAAATGCTCGGCTACGCGCCCGACGAACTGCCGCACGCGCGCGAGACGCTGCTGGCGCTGATGCATCCCGAAGACGTGCCGGAATTCGAGCGGCGCCTGGATGGCCATGTCCGCAAGGGCATGCCGTACGACGTGGAGATGCGGCTGCGCCGCAAGCACGGCGGCTACCTGTGGGTGCGGGCGCGGGGCCGCATGGTGCGCGGGGCCGTGGGCAAGGCCCGGCGCATGGCCGGATCGCTGAGCGACATTTCCGAGCGCAAGCGCTTCGAGGCGCAGTTGTTCGCCGAAAAGGAGCGCGCGCAGGTCACGCTGCACGCCATCGCCGACGCGGTCATCACGACCGACGTCTGGGGCCGGATCCAGTCGCTAAACCCCGTGGCCCAGACGATGACGGGCTGGACCGACGCCGAGGCCGCCGGCTGCTTCCTGCAGCAGGTCTGCCAGCTACACGATGAAGCCACGCAGGCGCCGGCCAACGACCTGGTGCCGCGCGCGCTGGCCGGCAACTGGCCCAGCCAGGTCGTCATGCTGCTGCGCCGGCGCGACGCGGCCGAGCAGGAGGCGACCACGGCGGTCAAGCTGTCGGTCGCGCTGATCCGGGACAAGGCGGGGCAGGCCATCGGCATCGTCGTGGTGCTGCACGACGTCAGCCTGGAGCGGGCGCAGGCGGCGCAGCTTGCCTACCAGGCCAGCCATGATCCGCTGACCGGGCTGGTCAACCGGCTGGAATTCGAGCGGCGGCTCGATGCGGCAGTGTCGCGGGCGCAGCACGCGGGCAGCGTCCACACGCTGATGTACCTGGATCTGGACCAGTTCAAGGTGGTCAACGACACCTGCGGCCACGCGGCCGGCGACGAGCTGATCTGCCAGCTTGCCGATGTCATGCGCCAGCAACTACGGCGCAGCGACACGCTGGCGCGCCTGGGCGGCGACGAATTCGCGGTACTGCTGGAGTATTGTGGCGCGGCCGACGGCGAGCGCGTGGCCGAGACGCTGCGCGCCGCCATTGCCGACTATCGCTACCGCTGCCGCGACCAGGCGTTCGCGGTGGGTGTAAGCATCGGCCTGGTGACCATCGACGAACGGACGGCCAGCCGCGAGGCGGCGCTGGGCGCGGCCGACACGGCCTGCTACCGCGCCAAGCGGGAAGGGCGCAACCGGGTGCGGGTGGGCTAG
- a CDS encoding DUF3318 domain-containing protein, with product MTTPEDDSIDSSRPRSEHPRPVRFTREVRLPLAVRKELLITRAALERYDAVQALRQVRGGARRMANLGTWLPRMTRPGGWLKLFGITRDYPVLSTAITLALPLLRRTPVGRIAWKLSKVGMLAGAGYWGYKTWKASQPRKPGVVVVPTTSGSTVTLDTGFRDPLVPSPPAPATPPPVAP from the coding sequence ATGACCACGCCCGAAGACGATTCGATCGACAGCAGCCGTCCGCGCAGCGAGCATCCCCGCCCGGTCCGCTTCACGCGCGAGGTGCGCCTGCCGCTGGCGGTGCGCAAGGAGCTGCTGATCACCCGTGCCGCGCTGGAACGCTACGACGCCGTGCAGGCGTTGCGGCAGGTCCGGGGCGGCGCCCGCCGCATGGCCAACCTTGGCACGTGGCTGCCGCGCATGACGCGGCCCGGCGGCTGGCTCAAGCTGTTCGGCATCACGCGCGACTACCCGGTGCTGAGCACGGCCATCACGCTGGCCCTGCCGCTGCTGCGCCGCACCCCGGTCGGCCGCATCGCCTGGAAGCTGTCGAAGGTCGGCATGCTGGCCGGCGCCGGCTACTGGGGATACAAGACCTGGAAGGCGTCGCAGCCGCGCAAGCCCGGCGTGGTGGTCGTGCCGACGACGTCCGGCTCCACCGTGACCCTCGACACCGGCTTCCGCGACCCGCTGGTGCCCTCGCCGCCAGCCCCGGCCACGCCGCCGCCCGTCGCCCCCTAG
- a CDS encoding phage holin family protein, with the protein MSDSHSPKFLDSLRNLGGSIVSMLQTRLELASVELAEERTRLMKVALLACFGLVFFGMALMTFTLLIAILFWETYRWQAIGAIVVFYVACAAACLLVARHKVRSAPPLFESTLAELDKDREMLRQ; encoded by the coding sequence ATGAGCGATTCTCACTCCCCCAAGTTCCTGGACTCCCTCCGCAACCTCGGTGGTTCCATCGTGTCGATGCTGCAGACACGGCTGGAGCTGGCCAGTGTGGAGCTGGCCGAGGAGCGTACCCGGCTGATGAAGGTGGCGTTGCTCGCCTGCTTTGGCCTCGTATTCTTCGGCATGGCGCTGATGACCTTCACGCTGCTGATCGCCATCCTGTTCTGGGAAACCTACCGCTGGCAGGCCATTGGCGCGATCGTGGTGTTCTACGTCGCCTGCGCCGCCGCCTGCCTGCTCGTCGCGCGCCACAAGGTGCGCTCCGCCCCGCCGCTGTTTGAATCCACGCTGGCCGAGCTAGACAAAGACCGGGAGATGCTGCGCCAATGA